One Brachyspira suanatina DNA segment encodes these proteins:
- the pyrH gene encoding UMP kinase, translating into MKKRVLLKISGEALLGQKEYGIDNNVVDRIALEMKEAGSDTEIAVVVGGGNIFRGMQLSDKTGMVRATADSMGMLATIMNAIALKDRFMAAGTPTQILSAFNIEGMIEGFERDKAIRILERGNVLIIAGGTSNPYFTTDSTAILRALEIGASIVLKGTNVDGVYDKDPKKNPDAKMYNEVTFKEAINQNLRVMDMTAFAMANDNNMPIRVFNMHTNGNITKALLGESIGTYVHN; encoded by the coding sequence ATGAAAAAAAGAGTATTGCTCAAAATATCAGGCGAAGCTTTACTTGGTCAAAAAGAATACGGTATAGATAATAATGTTGTTGATAGAATAGCATTAGAGATGAAAGAGGCTGGAAGTGATACAGAAATAGCTGTTGTTGTAGGCGGAGGAAATATTTTCAGAGGTATGCAGTTATCTGATAAAACAGGTATGGTGAGAGCTACTGCAGATTCTATGGGTATGCTTGCCACTATTATGAATGCTATAGCTTTGAAAGATAGATTTATGGCAGCCGGCACTCCTACTCAAATACTTTCTGCTTTTAATATTGAAGGTATGATAGAAGGTTTTGAAAGAGACAAAGCAATTCGTATATTAGAAAGAGGAAATGTGTTGATAATAGCAGGAGGTACTTCTAATCCTTATTTCACAACTGATAGTACAGCAATACTTAGAGCTTTAGAGATCGGTGCTTCTATAGTATTAAAAGGCACTAATGTTGATGGTGTTTATGATAAAGACCCTAAAAAGAATCCAGATGCTAAAATGTATAATGAAGTAACATTTAAAGAAGCTATTAATCAAAATTTAAGAGTTATGGATATGACAGCTTTCGCTATGGCTAATGATAATAATATGCCTATAAGAGTATTTAATATGCATACAAATGGAAACATTACAAAGGCTCTTTTAGGCGAGTCTATAGGAACTTATGTACATAATTAA
- a CDS encoding GNAT family N-acetyltransferase → MSDKKFSIRFAAVEDIPTIMRFIKELAVYESLEHELNLTEESLKENIFDKKKAEVVIAFEDDIPVGHAVFFETFSTFVGRHGLYLDDLYVNEKYRGFGYGKKLFEEVAKIALSRNCGRLEWQCLDWNKSSIDFYLSTGAEMVKDARVYRLTNDALKKFLDF, encoded by the coding sequence ATGAGTGATAAAAAATTTAGTATTAGATTTGCAGCTGTTGAAGATATACCAACTATAATGAGATTCATAAAAGAGCTTGCTGTTTATGAGAGCTTGGAGCATGAACTCAATCTTACAGAGGAAAGTTTAAAAGAAAATATTTTTGATAAGAAAAAGGCAGAGGTTGTTATTGCTTTTGAAGATGATATTCCAGTGGGGCATGCTGTATTTTTTGAAACTTTTTCTACTTTTGTAGGAAGGCATGGACTTTATTTAGATGATTTATATGTCAATGAAAAATACAGAGGCTTTGGATACGGTAAGAAACTATTTGAAGAAGTTGCAAAAATAGCTCTTAGCAGGAATTGCGGAAGACTTGAATGGCAATGTTTGGATTGGAATAAATCTAGTATAGATTTTTATTTATCTACAGGAGCTGAAATGGTTAAGGATGCCAGAGTTTACAGACTCACTAATGATGCTTTAAAAAAATTTTTAGATTTTTAA
- a CDS encoding aminopeptidase: MKDSRIEKLAKNIVTYSCKLKKGEKILIKCYGEGEERNLVNAIIKEVYKVGASPFVWNHDPHILRELLKQCNEEQMKIWAKSDLMLMKEMDAYVGIWGGLNSSESSSVKMENHAIYEKFYLDPVHMKERVKNTKWVVMNYPTPAMAQQASMSTDEFEDFYFKVCNLDYSKMSKAMDNLVKLMNKTDKVRIVGKDTDLTFSIKDIPAIKCAGELNIPDGEVYTAPVKNSVNGVLSYNTPSLYSDGFTYENIKFEFKNGKIINATCNDTNRINKILDSDAGARYIGEFAIGVNPYITEPMKDILFDEKIMGSFHFTPGACYDDASNGNSSKIHWDLVCIQTKKYGGGEIYFDDKLIRKDGLFVIDSLKCLNPNNLK, translated from the coding sequence ATGAAAGATTCTAGAATAGAAAAATTAGCTAAAAATATAGTTACTTATTCATGCAAATTAAAAAAAGGCGAAAAAATACTTATAAAATGCTATGGTGAGGGAGAGGAAAGAAATTTAGTAAATGCCATTATTAAAGAGGTTTATAAAGTAGGGGCTAGTCCTTTTGTTTGGAATCATGACCCTCATATACTTAGAGAATTATTGAAGCAATGTAATGAAGAGCAGATGAAAATTTGGGCTAAATCTGATTTAATGCTTATGAAAGAGATGGATGCTTATGTTGGTATATGGGGCGGATTAAATAGTTCAGAAAGTTCTTCTGTAAAAATGGAGAATCATGCTATATATGAAAAGTTTTATCTTGATCCTGTTCATATGAAGGAGAGAGTAAAAAATACTAAATGGGTTGTTATGAATTATCCTACACCAGCTATGGCACAGCAGGCTTCTATGAGTACAGATGAATTTGAAGATTTTTATTTTAAAGTTTGTAATTTGGATTATTCTAAAATGTCTAAGGCTATGGATAATTTAGTAAAACTTATGAATAAAACTGATAAAGTGAGAATAGTTGGAAAAGACACTGATTTAACTTTCTCTATTAAAGATATACCTGCTATAAAATGTGCTGGCGAACTCAATATACCTGACGGAGAAGTATACACTGCTCCTGTGAAAAATTCTGTTAATGGTGTTTTATCTTATAATACACCTTCTTTATATAGTGACGGATTTACTTATGAGAATATTAAATTCGAGTTCAAAAACGGAAAGATAATAAACGCAACTTGTAATGATACAAATAGAATAAATAAAATATTAGACAGTGATGCAGGTGCTAGATATATAGGAGAATTTGCTATAGGAGTTAATCCATATATTACAGAGCCTATGAAAGATATATTATTTGATGAAAAAATTATGGGAAGTTTCCATTTCACTCCTGGTGCTTGCTATGATGATGCTAGTAATGGAAATAGCTCTAAAATACATTGGGATTTGGTATGCATACAGACTAAAAAATACGGCGGCGGAGAAATTTATTTTGATGATAAATTGATAAGAAAAGACGGATTATTTGTTATTGATAGTCTTAAATGCTTGAATCCTAATAATTTAAAATAA
- the ahpC gene encoding alkyl hydroperoxide reductase subunit C, whose protein sequence is MSLINKKLIDFKVEAYQDGEFKTVETKDVLGKWSVFFFYPADFTFVCPTELADLGTVYDELKKINCEVYSVSEDTHFVHKAWADATPTIKNLKYTMLGDPTGVLAKFFEVYVEEEGKALRGSFIVNPQGEIKAYEVHDMGIGRDANELLRKVQAAQYVAEHGGEVCPAKWKPGANTLKPGIDLVGKL, encoded by the coding sequence ATGAGTTTAATCAATAAAAAATTAATAGATTTCAAGGTTGAAGCTTATCAAGATGGTGAATTCAAAACAGTTGAAACTAAAGATGTTTTAGGAAAATGGAGTGTATTTTTCTTCTATCCAGCAGACTTTACATTTGTATGTCCTACAGAGTTAGCTGATTTAGGTACAGTATATGATGAATTAAAGAAAATTAATTGTGAAGTATATTCAGTTTCTGAAGATACTCATTTTGTACACAAAGCTTGGGCAGATGCTACACCAACTATTAAAAATCTTAAATATACAATGTTAGGTGACCCAACAGGTGTATTAGCTAAATTCTTTGAAGTATATGTAGAAGAAGAAGGTAAAGCATTACGCGGAAGCTTTATCGTAAACCCACAAGGCGAAATTAAAGCTTATGAAGTACATGATATGGGAATTGGTAGAGATGCTAATGAATTATTACGTAAAGTTCAAGCTGCTCAATATGTAGCTGAACATGGCGGTGAAGTTTGTCCTGCTAAATGGAAACCAGGTGCTAACACTTTAAAACCAGGAATCGATCTAGTTGGTAAGCTATAA
- a CDS encoding GNAT family N-acetyltransferase, producing the protein MSDKKFNIRFAAVEDCALILKFIKELARYEKLEHEVTATEEILKEWIFEKKKCEVLIASENNIEIGYALFFHNFSTFLGKAGVYLEDLYINPDYRGLGYGKKLLKEVAKIAVERGCERLDWQCLNWNKSSIDFYLSLNAIEMSDWNSYRLSHEVLKIFAEE; encoded by the coding sequence ATGAGTGATAAGAAATTTAATATTAGATTTGCTGCTGTAGAAGATTGTGCTTTAATACTGAAATTTATAAAAGAGCTTGCCCGTTATGAAAAATTAGAGCATGAGGTTACTGCAACTGAGGAGATACTTAAAGAGTGGATATTTGAAAAGAAGAAATGCGAGGTTTTAATAGCTTCAGAAAATAATATAGAAATAGGATATGCATTATTCTTTCATAATTTTTCTACATTTTTGGGAAAGGCAGGTGTATATTTAGAAGATTTATATATTAATCCTGATTATAGAGGATTAGGTTACGGAAAGAAGCTTTTAAAAGAGGTAGCAAAGATTGCAGTTGAAAGAGGATGCGAGAGATTGGATTGGCAGTGTTTGAATTGGAATAAATCTAGTATAGATTTTTATTTATCACTCAATGCAATTGAGATGTCAGATTGGAATTCTTACAGGCTAAGCCATGAAGTTTTAAAAATATTTGCTGAAGAATGA
- the floA gene encoding flotillin-like protein FloA (flotillin-like protein involved in membrane lipid rafts), with amino-acid sequence MLDFGYIPVIPMFIGIIIILIFIIIFLRFFPIGLWVTALFSGVRINMITLITMRLRRVNPSLIVLNQIKLWKAGLKIGSNELEAHYLAGGNPTAVADALIAADKASLDLSFERAAAIDLAGRDLVDAIRTSVSPRVIATPLIAAVAKDGIQVKATARVTVRTNINRLVGGAGEETIIARVGEGIVTTIGSAASHKEVLENPDRISQVVLAKGLDSGTAFEILSIDIADVDVGSNIGAFLQIDQAEADKKIAQAKAEERRVMAIAREQEMRAQVEEMKAKVVEAESQLPLAIAEALKKGNIGVLDYYNMKNVMADTEMRYSISGMDSMSKNNNASGNVKQ; translated from the coding sequence CTGTTAGATTTTGGCTATATTCCTGTTATTCCAATGTTTATTGGTATTATCATAATATTAATATTTATCATTATTTTCTTACGTTTCTTCCCAATAGGTTTATGGGTTACAGCTTTATTTTCCGGTGTAAGAATAAATATGATAACATTGATTACTATGCGTTTGAGGAGAGTTAATCCTTCACTTATAGTATTAAATCAGATAAAGTTATGGAAAGCAGGTTTAAAAATAGGAAGCAATGAGCTTGAGGCACATTATTTAGCAGGAGGAAATCCTACTGCAGTTGCTGATGCTTTGATTGCTGCTGATAAGGCTTCTTTGGATTTAAGTTTTGAAAGAGCTGCTGCTATAGATTTAGCTGGAAGGGATTTAGTTGATGCTATAAGAACTTCTGTTTCTCCTAGAGTTATTGCTACACCTTTAATTGCTGCCGTTGCTAAAGACGGTATACAAGTGAAGGCTACTGCAAGAGTTACTGTTAGAACTAATATTAACAGACTTGTTGGAGGTGCCGGAGAAGAAACAATAATCGCAAGAGTAGGTGAAGGTATTGTTACTACTATAGGTAGTGCTGCTTCTCATAAAGAAGTTTTGGAAAATCCTGATAGAATCTCTCAAGTTGTACTTGCTAAGGGGTTAGACTCTGGTACTGCTTTTGAAATACTTTCTATTGATATAGCTGATGTTGATGTTGGAAGCAATATTGGTGCTTTCTTACAGATTGACCAAGCTGAAGCTGATAAAAAAATTGCTCAGGCTAAAGCTGAAGAGAGAAGAGTTATGGCTATAGCTAGAGAACAGGAAATGCGTGCTCAGGTTGAGGAGATGAAAGCTAAAGTTGTTGAAGCTGAATCTCAATTACCTCTTGCCATTGCTGAGGCACTTAAAAAAGGAAATATCGGAGTATTAGATTATTATAATATGAAGAATGTTATGGCTGATACTGAAATGCGTTATAGTATATCCGGTATGGATTCAATGAGCAAAAATAATAATGCTTCAGGAAATGTGAAACAGTAA
- a CDS encoding cation diffusion facilitator family transporter: MNMSNEKKSKYMIIEGIVSVIINILLFAFKYAVGLLTGSLSIMADAWHSLSDCISSIIVIIGGIFSKRPPDEEHPFGHGRIELITSFIVGIMLVFIGYSFFSEAIQNIMNKKSASFTTIAIIAMVVSILVKELLAQYSFWGYRKSGSKSLYADAWHHRSDSVTSIIILVGILFGKSFWWLDSVLSILVSLVIFYAAFDVIKSSVKPLIGEYPSKETIESIKKIAEEMNIDNADLNLHHFHIHTYGDHSEITFHMRFPKDMTVFDAHSKATLFENAIRERLSIEPTIHIEAYK, encoded by the coding sequence ATGAATATGAGTAATGAGAAGAAATCTAAATATATGATAATAGAGGGTATAGTATCTGTAATCATCAATATATTATTATTTGCTTTCAAATATGCTGTAGGTTTACTTACAGGTTCGCTTTCGATTATGGCAGATGCATGGCATTCATTAAGCGATTGTATAAGCAGTATAATAGTCATAATAGGCGGAATATTTTCAAAAAGACCTCCAGACGAAGAACATCCTTTCGGACATGGAAGAATAGAGCTTATAACAAGTTTTATAGTTGGGATAATGCTTGTATTTATAGGGTATAGTTTTTTCTCTGAAGCTATTCAAAACATTATGAATAAAAAATCAGCTTCATTTACAACTATAGCTATAATTGCTATGGTTGTTTCAATACTTGTTAAGGAATTATTAGCACAGTATTCTTTTTGGGGATACAGAAAATCCGGTTCTAAATCATTATATGCTGATGCTTGGCATCATAGAAGCGATAGTGTTACTTCGATAATTATATTAGTTGGTATTTTGTTTGGTAAAAGTTTTTGGTGGTTAGATAGTGTATTAAGTATATTAGTTTCACTTGTAATATTTTATGCTGCTTTTGATGTTATTAAATCCAGTGTAAAACCTTTGATAGGAGAATACCCTTCTAAAGAAACTATAGAGAGCATTAAAAAAATAGCTGAAGAAATGAATATAGATAATGCCGATTTAAATCTTCATCATTTTCATATACATACTTATGGAGATCATAGCGAAATAACTTTTCATATGCGTTTTCCTAAAGATATGACCGTTTTTGATGCTCATTCAAAGGCTACATTATTTGAAAATGCTATAAGAGAAAGATTGAGTATAGAGCCTACTATACATATAGAAGCATATAAATAA
- the fabD gene encoding ACP S-malonyltransferase, whose amino-acid sequence MSNIAFLFPGQGSQCAGMGKSLYDNVAESKAIFDKAANILDDVDIKALCFEGSEDDLKKTENTQPALVTVGMAVYEALKAKGVKGNLFAGHSLGEITALSAAGYISFEDAVKIARTRGLLMAKAGADAPYGMAAVMGLDYDAVSKCMPENKEVVAANYNLKDQIVISGLLSAIEAVTPKLQEAGAKRVLPLKVSGAFHSPFMKPAADSLKEFLEKIELHNNDNKVLSNVTAEVHDFNSIKENLYKQMFSTVRWYDSMLNMQKQGITKIFECGPGKVLVGMTKKITPDITALPVFDIDSLNAAIQ is encoded by the coding sequence ATGTCAAATATAGCATTTCTATTTCCAGGTCAAGGTTCTCAATGTGCCGGTATGGGAAAATCTTTGTATGATAATGTTGCTGAATCTAAAGCAATATTCGATAAGGCAGCTAATATTTTAGATGATGTTGATATCAAAGCATTATGTTTTGAAGGAAGCGAAGACGATCTTAAAAAAACAGAAAATACTCAGCCTGCTTTGGTTACAGTGGGTATGGCTGTTTATGAAGCTTTAAAAGCTAAAGGCGTTAAAGGAAATTTATTTGCTGGTCATAGTTTGGGTGAAATTACTGCTCTTTCAGCTGCAGGATATATATCATTTGAAGATGCTGTAAAAATTGCAAGAACTAGAGGCTTATTAATGGCTAAAGCTGGGGCTGATGCACCTTATGGTATGGCTGCAGTTATGGGATTAGATTATGATGCAGTTTCTAAATGTATGCCTGAAAATAAAGAGGTTGTTGCTGCTAATTACAATTTAAAAGATCAGATAGTTATATCAGGATTACTTAGTGCAATAGAAGCGGTTACTCCTAAACTTCAGGAGGCTGGTGCTAAAAGAGTACTTCCTTTAAAAGTATCCGGAGCTTTCCATTCTCCATTTATGAAACCTGCTGCAGACAGTTTAAAAGAATTCTTAGAAAAAATCGAATTACACAACAATGATAATAAAGTATTATCAAATGTTACAGCTGAAGTTCATGATTTTAATTCTATAAAAGAAAATTTATATAAACAAATGTTCTCAACTGTAAGATGGTATGACAGCATGCTTAATATGCAAAAACAAGGAATAACAAAAATATTTGAATGCGGACCTGGAAAAGTTTTAGTTGGAATGACTAAAAAAATCACTCCTGACATAACAGCATTGCCTGTATTTGATATTGATTCTTTAAATGCTGCTATTCAATAA
- a CDS encoding MalY/PatB family protein translates to MTIEQFNDEYLVSREGTNSEKWETKKDKRFNTDGLLPMWVADMEFKAPNEVIEAINKRVIHGVFGYTVLWDSYFEAFFNWQKSRYNIDLKKEWISFSTGVVTSIYWLVNAFTQKNDSVIILTPVYYPFHNAVKDNGRNLIECVLNNDNGIFSIDFDRLENDIVKNNVKMMIFCNPHNPLGRVWTDEEIDRAFDICKRHNVYIISDEIHQDINLGIRPFISALSIKNKDKYMDKLIVVTSASKTFNLACLLNSHIIIPNEDTRKIYNDYVNTISKTELSLLGMVAAEAAYKYGSDWLDGLLKTIKRNYDYIKNELNEKVPDIIISPLEGTYLPFIDLRKVVNPDRVKEFIQDDCKIAVDFGEWFSKDYKGFIRLNIATNFEYIRIFTDNVILQLKTKNYK, encoded by the coding sequence ATGACAATAGAACAATTTAATGATGAATATTTGGTGAGCAGAGAAGGCACAAATTCAGAAAAGTGGGAAACAAAAAAAGATAAAAGATTCAATACAGACGGATTGCTTCCTATGTGGGTTGCCGATATGGAGTTCAAAGCACCCAATGAAGTAATAGAGGCTATAAATAAAAGAGTTATTCATGGAGTTTTCGGATATACTGTTTTATGGGATAGTTATTTTGAGGCTTTTTTTAATTGGCAGAAAAGCAGATACAATATAGATTTAAAAAAAGAATGGATAAGTTTTTCTACAGGAGTTGTAACTTCTATATATTGGCTTGTGAATGCTTTTACTCAAAAGAATGATTCTGTTATTATACTTACTCCTGTATATTATCCTTTTCATAATGCTGTTAAAGATAATGGAAGAAATTTAATAGAATGCGTATTGAATAATGATAATGGTATTTTTTCTATAGATTTTGATAGATTAGAAAATGATATTGTAAAAAACAATGTTAAAATGATGATATTCTGTAATCCTCATAATCCTCTAGGAAGAGTATGGACTGATGAAGAAATAGATAGAGCTTTTGATATATGTAAAAGGCATAATGTTTATATAATTTCAGATGAGATACATCAGGATATAAATTTGGGAATTCGTCCTTTTATATCTGCACTTTCCATAAAAAATAAAGATAAGTATATGGATAAATTGATAGTAGTAACTTCTGCATCGAAGACTTTTAATTTAGCATGTCTTTTGAATTCACATATTATTATACCTAATGAAGACACTAGAAAGATATACAATGATTATGTTAATACTATAAGTAAAACTGAATTAAGCTTACTTGGTATGGTTGCTGCGGAGGCTGCTTATAAATATGGATCAGATTGGCTTGACGGATTATTAAAAACTATAAAAAGAAATTATGATTATATTAAAAATGAATTAAATGAAAAGGTACCTGATATAATAATAAGTCCTTTAGAAGGTACATATTTGCCTTTTATAGATTTAAGAAAAGTTGTTAATCCCGATAGAGTGAAAGAGTTTATACAAGACGATTGTAAAATAGCAGTTGATTTTGGAGAATGGTTTTCTAAAGATTATAAAGGTTTTATAAGATTGAATATTGCTACGAATTTTGAATATATAAGAATTTTTACTGATAATGTCATTTTGCAGCTTAAAACTAAAAATTATAAATAA
- the murD gene encoding UDP-N-acetylmuramoyl-L-alanine--D-glutamate ligase, translating into MILDLNKTYIKVLKKQNILILGATVRSGVSIANTLYDINRTFNVNIKYALSDSKTEEQLKDSIEALKDKDVKLFFGNQDISILDNITLIIISPGIPHTIPIVEEAKRRNIKIIGEIEFAYNFLPNRNYIAVTGTDGKTTTVTLVHDIIKSYKKARLLGNVGNTFSKEIETIEPDEDIILELSSFQLETVEKFHAHIAAVLNIAEDHLDRYKDIEDYFNTKKNITINQNKNDFLILNYDNIYTNIWYNELNGNSKMKLLTFSLKSKFATIYYNEEDECIYYENEKLFSIANRKVIGKHNIANILAAVLICLKDDIPVDYIEKAVNNFKGIEHRVELVATINGVKYVNDSKATSMNSVMSALKSFDKDIILIMGGRNKNIDFTHLNNIINARVKKLILMGEAANALSDMLHFENKIIVKDLTDAFNYASAISINGDTVLLSPGCTSFDMFKNYEDRGKYFKSLVYKLSEISKE; encoded by the coding sequence ATGATTTTAGATTTGAATAAAACTTATATAAAAGTATTGAAAAAACAGAATATATTAATTTTAGGAGCTACTGTAAGAAGCGGAGTAAGTATTGCTAATACTCTATATGATATTAACAGAACTTTTAATGTTAATATCAAATATGCTTTAAGCGATAGTAAAACAGAAGAACAACTTAAAGATAGTATAGAAGCATTAAAAGATAAAGATGTTAAATTATTTTTCGGTAATCAGGATATATCTATTTTGGATAATATTACTTTGATAATAATTTCACCGGGTATTCCCCATACTATACCTATAGTTGAAGAAGCTAAAAGAAGAAATATAAAAATTATAGGTGAAATTGAATTTGCTTATAATTTTCTTCCTAATAGAAATTATATCGCAGTAACAGGAACAGATGGAAAAACTACTACTGTTACATTAGTGCATGATATAATAAAATCATATAAAAAAGCAAGACTTCTTGGTAATGTCGGCAACACTTTTTCAAAAGAGATTGAAACTATAGAGCCTGATGAAGATATTATATTAGAGCTTTCAAGTTTTCAATTAGAGACAGTTGAAAAATTTCATGCTCATATAGCTGCTGTATTAAATATAGCTGAAGATCATCTTGACAGATATAAAGATATTGAAGATTATTTCAATACAAAAAAGAATATAACTATTAATCAAAATAAAAATGATTTTTTAATACTCAATTATGATAATATATATACTAACATTTGGTATAATGAGCTTAATGGTAATTCTAAAATGAAGCTTCTTACATTTTCTTTAAAAAGTAAATTTGCTACAATATATTATAATGAAGAAGATGAATGTATATATTATGAAAATGAAAAATTATTTTCCATAGCTAATAGAAAAGTTATAGGTAAACATAATATAGCTAATATATTGGCGGCAGTTTTAATATGTTTAAAAGATGATATACCGGTAGATTATATAGAAAAAGCTGTGAATAATTTTAAAGGAATAGAACATAGAGTTGAGTTAGTTGCAACAATTAACGGAGTAAAATATGTTAACGATTCAAAAGCCACATCAATGAATTCTGTAATGAGTGCCTTAAAATCTTTTGATAAGGATATTATTCTCATAATGGGCGGAAGAAATAAAAATATAGATTTTACTCATCTAAATAATATTATAAATGCTAGAGTAAAAAAGCTTATACTTATGGGAGAAGCGGCAAATGCTCTTTCAGATATGCTTCATTTTGAAAATAAAATTATAGTTAAAGATTTGACAGATGCTTTCAATTATGCTTCAGCTATATCAATAAATGGAGATACTGTTTTATTATCACCAGGCTGTACTAGCTTTGATATGTTCAAAAATTATGAGGATAGAGGAAAATATTTCAAGAGTTTGGTGTATAAACTTAGTGAAATTTCTAAAGAATAA